GGTGAAAATCTTGCGCCTAGTGGTGCTCGCTAGTCATAGATTCCTTAAAATTTTTTAGACATGTAAGAATATTCCTACCTACAAACTTTGAATGTGTGCAGCGTGCTTCCTGCTGGGTGCAGAGACTGTTTCAGTtcgagagagatagagacacagactggccggtttaagagagagagagagagaaagagagagagagagagagagagagagagaaactggttggttaaagagaaagtgagacagaGAATGAGATACCGAGCGGGTCACTGGCTCGCTTGAAAAAGGTGAAATCTTTCACCTTTGCAACTGTCTAAGACATCATAGATTCCTTTGAtctatgaccactgacactgtgacgggacccttgtcttacatgtctagtttggactcgattggaccaaatatgccTGACATACAGAaccccgtgttttgatggcgtgtcatcaaactttgacgccacccCACGGTCATACTATATCTCCATGTTTTTGAGATGACCTTCCCAGAAGTTGAAGTTGACCTGATGAAAGCCCAAGGACAAGTTCATCAGAGTAAAACTGTAGGAAATAGCCAAGATGGCCACCAAATCATAAATGGCAGGCTTCTTGTTTAGTGTAGCATATttatccaagagacttttttgtttgtcatgaaaagacatgTGTCCCAATAGATTTTTGTAGATGCCGGCCAAACGTAGTGCCgggctgccctttagggggcgctaggcagttattttgccacacccattccttaaaaccatatgaatatcttcgggggggggggggcgggggggctgttGCTACACAAATAGTTTGAGGGAGATAGACTATTGAAGATGGAAGTTATAGcgatttcgtgtgtcatggtgagttgatgaactttaatgccacgccatttaTATaacgtttgacgaaaagtcacagtaatcttatgcctacattatcaatgtcttgagacccatttgattcAGATTGACGTGGTTGCGGTGAGTGGATgacgtttaatcaaactttgacgccacaccacgccacggtcagacggtgtgataaaaaaatgtatcttttaataatttgttatctccatcttgttgttatgacactcatctcaatttgaagttgatctaaaTACATTTTGAGTAGCCTTCTTGTGCGGAAGAGCTCACTATATTGTCCTCTACATAGAAGTCGCTATATAGTGAAGtagggggggaggggtgagtgagtgagagggtGATTTCGGACACATCTTATCTTGTCAAGCAACGCAAGCTTCTCCTCACAACACTTCTTTTCCAGCTTTCATTGGGTCGGTTGATAAGGATGCGTTTGTGAACTGTACCATTGAGATTGAAGCGGggcactttttttatttagcatAATGCTGCAACATATCAAAAGGAGAAGAAAGTGGGTCAGAGGCAGCACGTCGGGGGAAATGCTTTATTCCTTAGCACTGTTGTTAATTATGCACTGGACTTGGTGGAATCagacaaaggaaagaaaagcacaAGTTGTGTAAAAACAGTGAAGGAATCTTTCTCCTAAAAAAAGGTgttcaaaaataaaagctaaGGGAATGGAGGCAGAACAATTTGCCAGAATCTCCTGGCACAGCAACAGCACAGCTTTTTACCGTTACGGCGTGGCCACTTCTATGGTGATGTGATAATGACGGGAAGGTGAGTGTCCTTGTTTAGTAAGCATGGTTTTCTACGAACAGGGACTCTCCACCGGCGGAGCTGCCTCCTGAGGAAACGTATTTACCCTGGCAGGCCAGGCTGTTAGCCTGTAAGAATAGAAAGGACAGTattattgaatgcacaatacaAGACTGAAGGTTCATTGTAACAATCGATACAGTTCTCTGAATAAAAAATCTACTGCAGCCCTATATAGTGACatactttaatacatttttaaatgcatTGACTCATACCAGAGCTCTCTTGATCAACTCTTCCTGGCAGGCCTTTCCATTCTCCTTCTTGCCACCCCAAGCTTTGAGGGCAGAAGCCTGGAGGGCACGGCCATATGAGAAGGTCAGGGCCCAGGGTCTGTGCAGAGGACACTGGTTCATGGCGTTCAGGTTGATGGAggcttcctcctcactctggCCACCAGACAGGAAGGTAATGCCTGCACAGGAAGATGAAAAGAGTTGAGCAAGACACCTCTCTATAAATTTGAGTGAATGTCACAAAGACTATTCGATGAAGGACTGAATggtttttttaagtttgcagACAGACAATATTTTGTGCATCCAGCTCACCAGGGACTGCAGGGGGCACAGTGCGGCGCAGGGCAGTCACAGTTGCCATGGCAATCTCCTGGTTGCTGAACTTGTGGGAGCAGGAGTGTCCGGGGGTAACCATGTTGGGCTTGAGCAGGGTGCCCTCCAGGTACACGTGATGGTCGGACAAGGCCTTGTAGACGGCGGCAAGGACCTTCTCAGTGATGTACTGGCAGCGCTTCAGGTCGTGGTCACCATCAGGGAGAATCTCAGGCTCGATGATGGGGACGATGCCGTGCTGAGGAAGAAAAAGTCCAAATGGTAATGTTGAGCAGAAAGCTGTGGGTTTTAAGAGATTTTATGAGATTTTGTTGTCATGTTAAAAGCTTAATAGGCTCTCAATAGGGCATCGTCTAGAGTCTGTGCTCGCCAAGAGAGTTtagcttgtgtttgttgtgtcttaCCATCTGGCAGATGCTGGCATAGCGGGCCAGGACATTAGCGTTCTCGAAGATGGCCAGTTTGGTGGGAGTGTGTTGGGTGATCTTCAGCACACAGCGCCATTTGGCAAAGTCAGCACCATCCTTCTTGTACTGGGCGCAGCGTTCATACAATCCATCAAGTCCTGTGAACGAGGGAGAGGACAGAGTGGATCAGAGAAATGCTACGAGATACTGATCGATTTGTCTATTTGTATATAAATCTTTTCTTTCGCTCACCCTGGGTGGTTGTCTCGCCATTGGTTCCAGCCAGGGGGACAACGCCTTTGTCGACCTTGATGCCAACAAccatatttctgtctttcaggTGCTGGGTGAAGAGTTTGCCATCGTCGGTCTTCTGGTACATGGTCTCGTGGAAGAGAATGACGCCACCAATGCAGGGGGCGACGCGGTCGTCAGCGGTGAAGAGGAGCTGGCGGTACAGCCTCCTGTTCTCCTCAGTGTTCTCAGCATTGATGCTCTGGAAGCGCTTGGCTACGCTGCCTGGAGGTTGGAGAGACAGATGATGGCTTAGTCCAGATGTGAACTGCACTGGCATGTTTGATTGTGCATTTACAGATGATGGCaaacaatttccagtttattttcAGTCACCACCTATGATCTGTGATCCTGAAAATGACAGTGACTTGGCAGTTGCTCTTTAAAAATGCATAGGCCCGACAGTTCCTGTTATGTGATCAGGGAGTCGTTTGGGTACATTGGTGCCAACTTAACGTCTTTGCTTCTAGATTTTTTGACTCTCCGGACCCCAACAAGTCCAGCGATTAACAAACCTTACCTACTCTCCATCAAAGTATTGCCCCACAACAGCAAATGTAGACTTTCTCTTTGCACACACCTCTCTCACTGAGGGTTTTTGAAGTGACTGCTGTCAATATAGCAAATGCACTTCCACCTAAATGAGCACCCCATGGATTTGTTGGTCTTAAAATTGCCTTTTTGACAACCCTTCGTACTTACAGCGTAAGAAAATCATCAGCTTCATTAAAATGCTCTGTAGACCCTTTTAGTCTTGTTGCATAACTTTTGTCATCATGTATATATGCCAACTTTATTAGGTGCATCATAGATATCACAGAGCTGTCCAAAAAGAGCAATTGGCATTAAAATAACTGTATAAAGAAGTTTTTACCAGTGGATTCGTCTGCGGCGAGGATTCCCTTGCCGGGAGCGACGATCTTGTGAGCAATATCGCTGAGCTCCTTCTTCTGCTCAGAAGTGAGGAAAGGAAATGCGTGAGGCATCCTGACTCTGGAGAGGAAAGAATGAGATAACAAGGAATCATTTGGGAAAACAATTTGTTAATATAACACAAATGGGCAGAAGTTAACATTAATGGCGTAAATTAAGAGCCTGATCATAAAGTGTGACTTGTTCCTGCATCAAATCAGCAGTACCTCTGACCTTGTGGCTGCAGTTTTCACGGCTGTTACCACGGCCTCCACATTAGGCACTTTGATTGCTGCAGCTACACACACCTACCACCCCCCGACCCTCCTTTGCCCCATGCTCCACATATCTGACTACCCTTTTCGAAGTTGTGACAAGCGTGTGGTTGACctattccattttttttatttgatgttcaTACACACTCTGGCTGCGTCAGTAACCACAACTTTATTCCAGCAGAAGGTGACATGTCACAGCTCTAGCGTATGTCTTTACAGAACAAAAAGTTCAACAGGTTTTACAGAAAGATAATTACAGAACAAAAATGCGTCTGTGTGTTCTGCTCTTTTACCTTTGAGTTTAGGAGGAGAGCTGAGAGAAGTCCGAGGGAAAGAGAAGTTCTGGGCTTCGTCTGCGACAACCACACAGCCAGTTGGCCCTCGTATTTATCCTCCCATTGTGACCCCTCACATTTCAGCTGCCCGGCTATAATTAGAACAGGATGCAACCAGAGCTGGCCCGTGACATTCAGAGGGGTCTGGGGCTGGAGTAACATGGTAGTGAGCAGCCAGCGAAAGGGCAGAGAGGGTTTCAGCGAGCCGCACAGAAAGAGTCTCCGTTGTGCGAGAGGTGGAGGGGGAGATGCTTCTATGAGAGTCATACAAATAGGAAGATATATTTATAGAAGATATCACAGAGAAATATTCAGCAATGATTCACTTGGAATTAATCTTACTTTTTAGATAATCTATTGCAAACTAGTGAATCTTGCAAACTGCCTTTTTATAACGTTATATTGCAATTTATAAAAGCAGATTTCCCACATTGTGAAACTGCAGTTTGTTTCTTTCATAATTTGGAAGTGCTTCATAGTTCCCGGAGGTCATTTGAAAGGGTAAATGGCAAGGGTATATATGTATGAACTTTGGGGTGTATACAGAATGTACtaatacacacgcacacccacgcacacacacactgagacagggAGAGCATGTGACAAAATAACCAACCTGCACTCAGAAATTTTATCCAGACACAGCGACACTCTGTCCTGGTTCTTGACCTTTTTCTCAACCGTCGCTGCTCGGCAGGCAAAGGGTCAAGGGGCACACTCTGCAAAGGTTGTGCATGCACGTCGTTTAGTTGCACGACACtttatatgtgttttattttctcactcTGACAGGTTATGTGACAGGGCAGGTCACACATATGTGGTCAGAGAGCTTGGTTCCAAGCAGTTGTGGCAGTGCTGCAACTTATCATCAGTGATCAGTGGTCGTGTAGGAAGTCAACTTCCTGAGCAGAGGAAGCTGTGAGCTGCAGAGTGACTCTACatgcagagctgtgacaaagagaTAAAAGCAGGGTGACTTAGTAAGAAATGCTTCTTCTTTATtagttttaattatgttttataaTAAAGGCAAGATGATGTATTTCGCCCCACTTTTTTGGAATTCCTTCTTGACACATCGAACAAACGCCCATGAGAGTTTTATGGTAATTCGTTGAGCAgtatttttgcataatcctaataataataataatcctaatACCTCTCTATCTGAGGTAATAAAGTCATCAGATAGTGACTCTCCCTGCTCATAGTGCTGACCTCTTTCTCTCAAATGGCGTGCGATAGGACACAGGAAGAAAAGGAGCTGCGTGATATTTGACTTCCTTACTGCCAGAGTTGTCAGGAGAGACACCAACATTAGCGAAAGACAACATCCTATACATCTCAAAACAATTatatttggtttttattttaatctatagGAATACATCCTAATGTTTTCCCAATGCTGTGGATGTAACCTTGAATTTAAAGTGACTTTATAGATTTGTTGTCGTAAATAAAACTCCTTCATATCTGTGTCTGCATCCACTTCCCCTTTTCCATCAAAAAGTGCCACAACAGCCAACAAGAGCTGAAGTTAAGGTTGTATTCTTCTGGtgtctttttaaaacatgtttttaatgtattgaatcaaaataaaaagctgCCTGTGCATCCTGGAAGTGGTATCATATTGTCATTATAGCCCACATTCAATGGAAAGGGTTAGTATTGTGACCCCACCTACTTTGAGTTCCTCTAACCTCAACTTTTAACTAGCCCTTTCACCATTTCTGCAGAGGCAGTAGAAGAAATAGTCGCCTCTCTCACTTCCACATACATTCATGTGAGCAAACCATCGCACTTTATGCATTTTTAAGACAGGATAACACAATGGCCTGGATATTTGCTGCGGCAGTATTCATTTCAGGTAAGACAATTTGCAGGTTTTTCTCTTAAATattcttaaaaacaaatatataataaaatacaccATCCTTACAGAAGGACAAAACgattttctatatatttgtgAGGCAGTAAAAATTAAATCTATTTTGTTAAGTGACATTTAAAGCGTTTTGACCATTTAGattcattgtgtttgtttaacagCATCTATCGTTCAAATGACCTGCGTGCATGTGCTACATGAATTGATTAGGTCGGCAAGAATTTGGAAAATAATCACAGGAACATATGAGAAGAGGCTAAACGATCGACAAACTCACCCAGATATTATCTATATCTGCTCGTCCTGTGCAGAGAGGAGACTCCGTACATTGTTC
The Pleuronectes platessa chromosome 21, fPlePla1.1, whole genome shotgun sequence DNA segment above includes these coding regions:
- the LOC128426781 gene encoding fructose-bisphosphate aldolase A, which produces MPHAFPFLTSEQKKELSDIAHKIVAPGKGILAADESTGSVAKRFQSINAENTEENRRLYRQLLFTADDRVAPCIGGVILFHETMYQKTDDGKLFTQHLKDRNMVVGIKVDKGVVPLAGTNGETTTQGLDGLYERCAQYKKDGADFAKWRCVLKITQHTPTKLAIFENANVLARYASICQMHGIVPIIEPEILPDGDHDLKRCQYITEKVLAAVYKALSDHHVYLEGTLLKPNMVTPGHSCSHKFSNQEIAMATVTALRRTVPPAVPGITFLSGGQSEEEASINLNAMNQCPLHRPWALTFSYGRALQASALKAWGGKKENGKACQEELIKRALANSLACQGKYVSSGGSSAGGESLFVENHAY